Proteins encoded within one genomic window of Bacillus thuringiensis:
- a CDS encoding YrzO family protein yields MLESLLFFFAVGVACELAAINRNGRKKIKQQAEMIELLKELKERNI; encoded by the coding sequence ATGTTAGAAAGTTTATTGTTTTTCTTCGCTGTAGGAGTTGCTTGTGAACTTGCAGCAATTAATCGAAATGGTCGTAAGAAGATAAAACAACAAGCTGAAATGATAGAGCTTTTAAAAGAGTTAAAAGAAAGAAACATTTAA
- a CDS encoding lysophospholipid acyltransferase family protein: MYKPITFLLKYIFKTAGKVEVQGRENLPEGGPYVVACTHTSFMDVLMLATGMYPTQIHYMAKKELFEGKFKNWFFKNVNAFPVDRANPGPSTLKIPSRLLKEGKVVGIFPSGTRSTEDVSLKAGAVTIALRSNVPLVPAAYIGPSSVKELIKGKKAQLIFGDPIQIDAEEQIDRKTAMKMMTDQLNEKFEELKESLQSNQK, encoded by the coding sequence ATGTATAAACCAATTACATTTTTGTTGAAATATATATTTAAAACAGCTGGGAAAGTAGAAGTGCAAGGAAGAGAAAATTTACCAGAAGGTGGCCCATATGTTGTTGCGTGTACACATACAAGTTTTATGGATGTATTAATGTTAGCTACAGGGATGTACCCAACTCAAATTCATTACATGGCCAAAAAAGAATTATTTGAAGGGAAATTCAAAAATTGGTTCTTTAAAAATGTAAATGCATTTCCTGTAGATCGTGCGAACCCAGGACCGAGTACACTCAAAATTCCATCACGCCTATTAAAAGAAGGGAAAGTAGTAGGGATTTTCCCGAGTGGAACGAGATCAACAGAAGACGTTTCTTTAAAAGCTGGGGCTGTTACGATTGCGCTTCGTTCTAACGTTCCGTTAGTACCGGCAGCTTATATTGGCCCATCAAGTGTAAAGGAATTGATAAAAGGGAAAAAGGCGCAATTGATTTTTGGAGACCCGATTCAAATAGATGCGGAAGAACAAATAGATCGAAAAACGGCTATGAAAATGATGACAGATCAATTAAATGAGAAGTTTGAGGAGTTAAAGGAATCTTTGCAATCAAATCAAAAATAG
- a CDS encoding DUF3948 family protein, which produces MQNITFNKLDFIGLASGSLLLTALIYAATLV; this is translated from the coding sequence ATGCAAAACATCACTTTTAACAAATTAGATTTTATAGGATTAGCTAGCGGCTCCCTTCTTCTTACTGCTTTGATTTACGCCGCTACGCTTGTATAA
- a CDS encoding peptide ABC transporter substrate-binding protein: MKKKFVPGIASVVGVSILLTGCGSYKNEASGANAKDEAPSKQVLNLSSPTEIRTMDTARATDTDSGQVMRNVFEGLYNLGEGNKPVPGVAKSHEVSGDKTKYTFHLRDSKWSNGTPVTAKDFVFAWQRAVDSATASEYAFLFFDIKNATKINNKELPADQLGVKAIDDHTFEVELERPVPYFISLTAFPTFLPINEEFFKVQGDKYALEDNTILYNGAFTLSDWKHEQSFKFKKNPTYWDKDTVKLEEINFNIVKEKSTEVNLFESKQLDRIKLTSDFVDKYKKDANFKERPNVGVQFLRMNQQNKVLQNVSARQAIDQTIDRKSFVNTLLNDGSTPTFGLVPKNFAKGPEGKDFRTANGDLTKVDTKSAQELWKKAKQELGSEKITLELLTSDADLDKKTGEFLKGQLEKNLDGLTVNIKPQPRKQQVSLLLKGDYEIGIDGWSPDFADPITFLELFTTNNPYNLDHYSNKEFDETIAKVKTTLAGDEKARWEALLESEKILFKDSVIAPLYQKGESYLERSYVKGIVQVDFAGQLNFKWAKIEK; encoded by the coding sequence ATGAAAAAGAAGTTTGTACCCGGTATTGCATCAGTTGTAGGAGTAAGTATTTTATTAACTGGTTGCGGTAGTTATAAAAACGAAGCAAGCGGAGCAAATGCAAAAGACGAGGCACCTAGTAAACAGGTTTTAAACTTATCTTCACCTACTGAAATACGAACAATGGATACGGCTCGTGCTACAGATACTGATTCTGGTCAAGTAATGAGAAACGTATTTGAAGGTTTGTATAATCTTGGTGAAGGTAACAAACCTGTTCCTGGTGTTGCAAAATCTCATGAAGTAAGTGGCGATAAAACGAAATACACATTCCATTTACGAGATTCAAAATGGTCAAACGGCACTCCTGTTACAGCAAAAGACTTTGTCTTTGCTTGGCAAAGAGCTGTTGATTCAGCAACAGCCTCTGAATATGCATTTCTATTCTTTGATATTAAAAACGCAACAAAAATTAACAATAAAGAACTTCCAGCCGATCAACTTGGTGTAAAAGCAATTGATGACCATACGTTTGAGGTAGAATTAGAACGTCCTGTTCCGTACTTTATAAGCTTAACAGCGTTCCCAACATTTCTACCAATTAACGAGGAATTCTTTAAAGTACAAGGTGATAAATATGCTTTAGAAGACAATACAATTTTGTACAACGGAGCTTTTACACTAAGCGATTGGAAGCACGAACAAAGCTTTAAATTCAAGAAAAATCCTACCTATTGGGATAAAGATACTGTCAAACTAGAAGAAATCAACTTTAACATCGTAAAAGAAAAGTCTACAGAAGTAAATTTATTCGAGTCAAAACAATTAGATCGTATCAAACTAACATCTGACTTCGTTGATAAATATAAAAAAGATGCTAACTTTAAAGAACGTCCAAATGTAGGCGTACAATTTTTACGCATGAATCAACAAAACAAAGTACTTCAAAACGTTTCTGCACGCCAAGCAATCGATCAAACAATTGATAGAAAATCCTTTGTAAATACGTTATTAAATGATGGCTCTACCCCAACATTTGGTCTCGTTCCAAAAAACTTTGCAAAAGGACCTGAAGGAAAAGACTTCCGTACTGCAAACGGTGATTTAACAAAAGTTGATACAAAATCTGCACAAGAATTATGGAAAAAAGCTAAACAAGAGCTTGGTTCTGAAAAGATAACATTAGAATTATTAACGAGTGATGCTGACCTTGATAAGAAAACTGGTGAATTCTTAAAAGGGCAACTAGAAAAGAATCTAGATGGATTAACAGTAAATATAAAACCGCAACCGCGTAAGCAACAAGTTTCGCTTTTATTAAAAGGTGACTATGAAATCGGAATTGACGGCTGGAGCCCTGACTTTGCGGATCCAATTACATTCCTTGAGCTATTTACAACGAATAACCCTTATAACTTAGATCATTACTCTAATAAGGAATTCGATGAAACAATAGCAAAAGTGAAAACAACTTTAGCTGGTGATGAAAAAGCTCGCTGGGAAGCATTACTAGAATCCGAGAAAATATTATTTAAAGACTCTGTTATCGCTCCTCTTTACCAAAAAGGTGAATCTTATTTAGAACGTTCTTATGTGAAAGGAATTGTGCAAGTAGACTTTGCGGGTCAATTAAACTTCAAGTGGGCAAAAATTGAAAAATAA
- a CDS encoding substrate-binding domain-containing protein, with product MDHHSYTTEEVAKRLKVSKLTVYDLIKKGELPSYRVGRQMRIDAADLEQYIKQMKTGKVQVNPVKNDGSSILNTCIISGQELTLDMLAKRIENRLPSSNVLRAYQGSLTSLVKMYQGEGSIVSLHLFDGETGTYNIPYVKRILVGQPCLMINLLSRNVGFYVQKGNPKKIKTWADISGSTIKFVNREKGSGIRVLVDEQLRIQKLNKADISGYEWEESNHLGVATQVANGKADVGIGSEKFSQIVNVDFIPIMKEQYDLVILKNKENEELIEVVKDILQSEEFHNELKAIGGYDMTKTGQIIYEIK from the coding sequence ATGGATCATCATTCCTACACAACGGAAGAAGTAGCAAAGCGATTAAAAGTATCAAAATTAACTGTATACGACTTAATTAAAAAAGGAGAACTTCCTTCTTATAGAGTTGGTAGACAGATGCGCATTGATGCAGCAGATTTAGAACAATATATAAAGCAAATGAAAACAGGAAAAGTACAAGTTAATCCTGTAAAAAACGATGGTAGTAGTATCTTGAACACGTGTATTATTAGTGGTCAAGAACTAACGTTAGATATGTTAGCTAAACGTATAGAAAATCGTTTGCCAAGTTCTAATGTTTTAAGAGCGTATCAAGGTAGCTTAACGAGTTTAGTGAAAATGTATCAAGGAGAAGGAAGTATCGTTAGTTTGCATTTGTTTGATGGTGAAACGGGTACATATAATATTCCTTACGTAAAACGTATTTTAGTAGGACAGCCATGTCTTATGATTAATTTATTGTCCAGAAATGTAGGGTTTTATGTTCAAAAAGGAAATCCGAAGAAAATAAAGACATGGGCTGACATATCCGGGTCCACTATAAAGTTTGTGAATCGAGAAAAGGGTTCTGGTATTAGAGTGTTAGTGGATGAACAATTACGAATCCAAAAATTAAATAAAGCTGATATTAGTGGATATGAATGGGAAGAATCAAATCATCTTGGTGTTGCCACGCAAGTCGCGAATGGAAAAGCTGATGTGGGAATAGGTTCAGAAAAGTTTTCGCAAATTGTAAATGTAGACTTTATTCCAATCATGAAAGAACAGTATGATTTAGTAATTTTGAAGAATAAAGAAAATGAAGAGTTGATCGAAGTCGTGAAAGATATTCTGCAATCGGAAGAATTTCATAATGAATTAAAGGCGATTGGTGGATATGATATGACGAAAACAGGTCAAATTATATATGAAATAAAGTGA
- a CDS encoding LacI family DNA-binding transcriptional regulator, translating into MANIKDIAKMAGVSVTTVSRVLNDHPYVSEEKRKVVLEIVEKLNYSQNANAVHLSKGKTNIVGVILPYINHPSFDAMVGGMMEGALTHNYRVLLCQTNYNKKEEMKSLHMLKTKQLDGLIICSRANDWEMIEPYASYGTIIACEDNDIANISSVYTNHSAAFQLGMNHLIEKGYKKIGYCTGRKLGPSSQKRFDVYKQQLQSIDEEVNEEWIFTECFTLEDGVRVAHKLKGMQNLPEALIVAGDEVAIGVMTEVGKLGIRVPEDLAIIGLDNQPISQVLQLTTIDQNLKEIGKTAFEMFYRKISDAGSKQEKVEISYELVERSTV; encoded by the coding sequence ATGGCTAACATTAAAGATATTGCAAAGATGGCGGGAGTTTCCGTTACGACTGTTTCGAGGGTGTTAAATGATCATCCGTACGTAAGTGAAGAAAAAAGGAAAGTGGTTTTAGAAATAGTTGAGAAATTGAATTACTCACAAAATGCAAATGCTGTTCATTTATCAAAAGGAAAGACAAATATTGTTGGTGTAATTCTACCTTACATTAATCACCCGAGCTTCGATGCAATGGTAGGAGGAATGATGGAGGGAGCGTTAACTCATAATTACAGGGTGCTACTTTGCCAAACGAATTATAATAAAAAAGAAGAAATGAAAAGTCTACATATGTTAAAAACGAAACAATTAGATGGTCTTATTATTTGTTCACGTGCAAATGATTGGGAAATGATAGAACCGTATGCTTCTTACGGCACAATAATTGCTTGTGAAGATAATGATATTGCAAACATCTCAAGTGTATATACAAATCATTCGGCAGCTTTCCAGCTAGGGATGAATCACCTTATTGAAAAAGGTTATAAAAAAATTGGTTATTGTACGGGAAGAAAGCTAGGACCGAGTAGTCAAAAGCGTTTTGATGTGTATAAACAGCAATTGCAATCTATAGATGAAGAAGTTAATGAAGAATGGATTTTCACAGAATGTTTTACATTAGAAGATGGTGTGAGAGTGGCTCATAAGTTAAAAGGGATGCAGAATCTCCCTGAAGCGTTAATAGTAGCAGGAGATGAAGTTGCAATTGGGGTTATGACGGAAGTTGGGAAATTGGGTATTCGAGTTCCTGAGGATTTAGCGATTATCGGTTTGGATAACCAACCTATTTCGCAAGTGTTGCAGTTGACAACTATTGATCAAAATTTGAAGGAGATAGGGAAAACAGCTTTTGAAATGTTTTACAGGAAAATAAGTGATGCGGGCTCTAAACAAGAAAAGGTGGAAATTTCATATGAACTTGTGGAGCGATCTACAGTGTAG
- a CDS encoding LysR family transcriptional regulator yields the protein MELRDLQIFQSVADQGSVSSAAKELNYVQSNVTARIKQLENELKTPLFYRHKRGMTLTAEGRKMLVYVNKILQDVDELKRVFLDNETPSGILKIGTVETVSTLPTILSSYYKSYPNVDLSLQAGLTEELIREVLNHQLDGAFISGPIKHPLIEQYDVSTEKLMLVTQNKAFHIEEFTSTPLLVFNQGCGYRSKLERWLKDEGLLPKRIMEFNILETILNSVALGLGITLVPQSAVHHLSRAGKVHCHAIPEKYGSISTVFIRRKDSYMTNSMRSFLKTIEEHHHINML from the coding sequence ATGGAATTAAGAGATTTACAAATCTTCCAGAGCGTCGCCGACCAAGGTAGTGTAAGTAGCGCAGCAAAGGAATTAAATTACGTACAATCAAATGTAACCGCACGTATTAAACAACTAGAAAACGAGCTGAAAACACCGCTCTTTTATCGTCATAAACGAGGCATGACTTTAACAGCTGAAGGAAGAAAAATGCTCGTTTATGTTAATAAAATTTTGCAAGATGTCGATGAGCTAAAACGAGTATTTTTAGATAATGAAACACCCTCCGGTATATTAAAAATTGGTACTGTCGAAACAGTAAGTACATTACCTACCATTTTATCTTCTTACTATAAAAGCTATCCGAACGTCGATTTGTCATTACAAGCGGGTCTAACAGAAGAATTAATTAGAGAAGTACTCAATCATCAATTAGATGGTGCTTTTATATCAGGACCAATAAAACATCCACTTATTGAACAATACGATGTTAGTACAGAAAAATTAATGCTTGTAACACAAAATAAAGCTTTTCATATCGAAGAATTTACATCAACGCCTCTACTCGTTTTTAACCAAGGATGTGGATACCGTTCCAAACTAGAACGATGGCTGAAAGACGAAGGTTTGCTACCAAAAAGAATTATGGAATTTAATATATTAGAGACAATATTAAACAGTGTTGCACTCGGTCTTGGAATTACACTCGTACCACAGTCTGCTGTCCATCATCTTTCTAGAGCTGGTAAAGTACATTGCCATGCAATCCCTGAAAAATATGGTAGTATTTCAACGGTTTTCATACGCCGCAAAGATAGCTATATGACGAATTCCATGCGTAGCTTTTTAAAAACAATCGAGGAGCATCATCATATCAATATGCTTTAA
- the proC gene encoding pyrroline-5-carboxylate reductase: MLTKHRILFIGAGRMAEAIFSGLLKTSKEYIEEIIVSNRSNVEKLEQLQARYNVSTTTDWKQHVTSVDTIVLAMPPSAHEGLLAELSPLLSNQLVVTVAAGIGPSYLEERLPVGTPVAWIMPNTAAEIGKSISLYTMGQSVNEIHQETLQLLLKGIGTSQLCTEEEVHQLTAVTGSAPAFLYYFAESLIEATKSYGVDAATAKHLVIQMISGSASMLEQTQDPGNLREQVTTPGGSTAEGLKALYEYNFSEAIQKAVEATNKKARGK; the protein is encoded by the coding sequence ATGCTAACTAAACATCGAATTCTATTTATTGGTGCTGGTCGTATGGCAGAAGCTATATTTTCCGGATTACTTAAAACAAGCAAAGAATACATCGAAGAAATTATCGTTTCTAACCGAAGCAACGTAGAAAAACTGGAACAATTACAAGCGCGATATAATGTGTCTACTACAACAGATTGGAAGCAGCATGTTACATCTGTTGATACGATTGTTTTAGCAATGCCGCCTTCTGCACATGAAGGTTTATTAGCGGAATTATCTCCGTTACTATCGAATCAACTTGTCGTAACGGTAGCTGCTGGCATTGGACCATCTTATTTAGAAGAAAGACTTCCCGTGGGAACGCCTGTTGCTTGGATTATGCCAAATACAGCTGCTGAAATTGGAAAGTCTATCTCCTTATATACAATGGGACAATCAGTAAATGAGATACATCAAGAAACCCTGCAACTGCTTTTAAAAGGCATTGGTACTTCGCAACTTTGCACTGAAGAGGAAGTTCATCAGCTTACTGCAGTTACTGGAAGTGCACCAGCTTTCCTTTATTACTTTGCCGAAAGCTTAATTGAAGCAACAAAAAGTTATGGAGTCGATGCAGCAACCGCAAAACACCTTGTCATTCAAATGATTTCCGGCTCTGCTTCTATGCTTGAACAAACGCAAGATCCAGGTAACCTCCGCGAACAAGTAACAACACCCGGTGGTTCTACAGCTGAAGGTCTCAAAGCTTTATATGAATATAATTTTTCGGAGGCAATTCAAAAAGCAGTAGAAGCAACAAACAAAAAAGCTAGGGGGAAATAA
- a CDS encoding DUF3948 family protein yields MNNITFNKLDFLGLASGSILLTALIYAATLV; encoded by the coding sequence ATGAATAACATCACTTTTAACAAATTAGATTTTTTAGGCCTAGCTAGTGGCTCGATTCTTCTTACTGCTTTGATTTATGCCGCTACGCTTGTATAA
- a CDS encoding DMT family transporter yields MRKGQMIIGALACLIASMSWGAMFPVADHALEYIDPFYFSLIRYGAVAIVLIILLLMKEGKQAFRLGGRGKLLVFFGTMAFTVYNVLIFWGQMLMGKSGVMVASIMEALMPMISICILWGYKHVKPKKYMVTSMIIAFVGAVFVITKGDMSFFLTLKDNMFSLACIFVGVVGWVIYTMGGQTCSDWSTLRYSTLTCVFGTTVTGIITVIITSLGHVSVPSMGTISIVKYDLLFMMTLPGIVALLAWNHGVKILSSINGILFINFVPITTLIIMMMQGYQITMFDIVGTLLVIAALIRNNVCQRKEENINKRILQEEQLRQAV; encoded by the coding sequence GTGAGAAAAGGTCAAATGATAATAGGTGCTTTAGCGTGTTTAATTGCAAGTATGTCATGGGGAGCAATGTTTCCAGTTGCTGATCATGCGTTAGAATACATAGATCCATTTTATTTTTCGCTTATTCGCTATGGAGCGGTGGCGATCGTACTGATTATATTATTGTTGATGAAAGAAGGAAAACAGGCATTTCGTTTAGGGGGAAGAGGAAAGTTACTCGTCTTTTTCGGAACGATGGCATTTACTGTATATAATGTACTTATATTTTGGGGGCAAATGTTAATGGGAAAGTCAGGTGTGATGGTAGCCTCTATTATGGAAGCACTTATGCCGATGATTTCTATTTGTATTCTATGGGGATATAAGCATGTAAAACCGAAAAAGTATATGGTAACGAGCATGATTATCGCCTTTGTAGGAGCGGTGTTTGTTATTACAAAAGGTGATATGAGTTTCTTTTTAACGTTGAAAGATAACATGTTTTCACTAGCATGTATATTTGTTGGGGTTGTAGGTTGGGTTATTTATACGATGGGTGGTCAAACGTGTAGTGATTGGTCAACATTACGTTATTCTACGTTGACGTGTGTATTTGGTACGACTGTCACAGGGATTATAACTGTAATCATTACATCGCTTGGACATGTGTCGGTTCCGAGTATGGGAACGATTTCTATCGTGAAATATGATTTATTGTTTATGATGACATTACCGGGAATCGTAGCGTTACTCGCTTGGAACCATGGTGTGAAGATTTTATCATCTATTAATGGAATTTTATTTATTAACTTTGTACCTATTACGACTCTAATTATTATGATGATGCAAGGATATCAAATAACGATGTTTGATATTGTAGGAACTTTACTTGTTATTGCAGCACTTATTCGCAATAACGTTTGTCAAAGAAAAGAAGAAAATATAAACAAGCGAATTTTACAAGAAGAGCAATTACGTCAAGCAGTTTAA
- the modA gene encoding molybdate ABC transporter substrate-binding protein encodes MNKFTSQSIGALILSFLLIFSVACTSGDKKEKSTAKEGKAVELTISAAASLQDALKEIETKYKENEPNIKLSFNFGASGALQQQIEQGAPADLFFSAAEDKFQTLVKKGFINEKEGKNLLGNELVLVIPKDSSLTKFQDLKDEKIKKIALGTPESVPAGKYAKASLTHENLWNDIQNKIVFTKDVRQVLTYVETGTVDAGIVYKTDALISDKVKIGETAAATSHEPIHYPLGVIKESKHKKEATSFYEYLQSKDAQSIFKKYGFTVLS; translated from the coding sequence ATGAATAAGTTTACATCACAATCCATCGGGGCACTTATCCTTTCTTTTCTTCTTATATTTAGTGTTGCATGTACAAGCGGAGATAAGAAAGAGAAATCAACTGCTAAAGAAGGAAAAGCAGTCGAACTTACTATATCAGCAGCTGCAAGCTTACAAGATGCATTAAAAGAAATTGAAACAAAATATAAAGAAAACGAACCTAATATTAAACTTTCTTTTAACTTCGGCGCTTCCGGAGCACTTCAACAACAAATTGAACAAGGTGCACCTGCTGATTTATTCTTCTCAGCAGCAGAAGATAAATTCCAAACCCTTGTAAAAAAAGGATTCATTAATGAAAAAGAAGGAAAAAATCTTCTTGGAAATGAACTAGTTCTAGTCATCCCTAAAGATAGTTCTCTTACAAAATTTCAAGATTTAAAAGATGAGAAAATCAAAAAAATCGCACTTGGTACACCTGAATCTGTACCTGCGGGAAAATACGCAAAGGCTTCTCTCACACATGAGAATCTATGGAATGACATTCAAAATAAAATCGTATTTACAAAAGATGTTCGCCAAGTGTTAACATATGTGGAAACAGGTACTGTCGATGCTGGTATTGTATACAAAACAGATGCTCTTATTTCAGACAAAGTAAAGATTGGCGAGACAGCAGCAGCTACTTCTCATGAACCAATCCACTATCCTTTAGGTGTTATTAAGGAATCTAAACATAAGAAAGAGGCGACTTCATTTTATGAGTATTTGCAGTCAAAAGACGCACAATCTATCTTTAAGAAATATGGATTTACAGTCCTATCATAA
- a CDS encoding DUF3948 family protein codes for MNNITFNKSDFLGLASGATLLTAFIYTLAQGLV; via the coding sequence ATGAACAACATTACTTTCAACAAATCAGACTTTTTAGGACTTGCAAGTGGAGCGACTCTTCTTACAGCTTTCATTTACACACTTGCTCAAGGTCTTGTTTAA
- the modB gene encoding molybdate ABC transporter permease subunit: MSFDAILSPIFLSLRVAACATIIVTILGTIIGRALARSSWRYKVILETIFLLPMVLPPTVIGFFLIIIFGNNSPIGRWIESLFQQSIMFTSTAAIIASTVVAFPLMYQSAKTGFSIANVQIEESARDLGASEYQVFLHVTLPLAFPALLSGMILSFVRALGEFGATLMFAGNIPGKTQTIPTAIYMAIDASNMQLAWTLVVITISMSLLFLLCIQLINKRITNL; encoded by the coding sequence ATGAGCTTTGATGCTATTTTGTCACCAATCTTTCTATCTTTACGAGTAGCTGCATGTGCCACCATTATCGTTACAATTTTAGGAACAATAATCGGACGGGCATTGGCACGCTCCTCATGGAGATACAAAGTAATACTAGAAACGATTTTCTTATTACCAATGGTACTTCCACCAACTGTTATCGGCTTCTTTCTCATTATCATTTTTGGAAACAACAGCCCGATCGGAAGGTGGATTGAATCATTATTTCAGCAGTCTATTATGTTCACATCTACCGCTGCGATCATCGCTTCTACAGTTGTTGCATTTCCGCTTATGTACCAATCAGCGAAAACGGGATTTTCTATCGCAAATGTACAAATTGAAGAAAGTGCTCGTGATCTTGGTGCAAGTGAATATCAAGTTTTTCTGCACGTTACACTTCCGCTTGCATTTCCTGCATTACTAAGCGGGATGATTTTGAGCTTTGTCCGCGCGCTCGGTGAGTTTGGTGCTACACTCATGTTTGCCGGGAACATTCCTGGTAAAACACAGACAATCCCAACTGCAATTTACATGGCCATTGACGCAAGTAATATGCAACTCGCCTGGACACTTGTGGTTATCACTATTAGTATGTCACTCCTATTTCTGCTATGTATTCAGCTTATTAACAAAAGAATTACTAACCTTTAA
- a CDS encoding GRP family sugar transporter — protein sequence MDILLALLPAIAWGNILLVSVKMGGGAYSQTVGMTIGALFFATIMYVFTQPALTMTVLIVGFISGLFWALGQVNQLKTVEKLGVSTTVTISTGMQLVATSIFGVIAFREWTTTTTIILGTIAILLIVVGVVFTSLDDKENAQPPGQLKKGLLTLIVSTFGYLVYVIIIRWYNIDGWSAILPQAVGMFVGAVVLTSKHKPFNKYAIRNALSGLLWGTGNLFLLLSLPRVGVATSFPLSQTGIVISTFGAIVFLGEKKTKRQLIFIALGSVLIIGGAVLLGMTKA from the coding sequence ATGGACATTTTATTAGCGCTTCTTCCTGCAATTGCATGGGGAAACATCTTATTAGTAAGCGTAAAAATGGGCGGTGGTGCATATAGCCAAACGGTAGGTATGACAATCGGTGCTCTATTCTTCGCAACAATTATGTATGTATTTACTCAACCAGCTTTAACAATGACAGTCTTAATTGTTGGTTTTATTTCAGGTTTATTCTGGGCTTTAGGACAAGTAAACCAATTAAAAACAGTTGAAAAACTAGGTGTTTCAACTACCGTAACAATTTCTACTGGTATGCAACTTGTTGCAACTTCTATCTTTGGGGTTATCGCTTTCCGCGAGTGGACTACTACTACAACGATCATTCTGGGAACGATTGCAATCCTATTAATCGTAGTTGGTGTTGTATTCACATCATTAGATGATAAAGAAAATGCTCAGCCACCAGGACAATTGAAAAAAGGACTTCTTACTTTAATTGTTTCTACTTTCGGCTATCTTGTATATGTAATTATTATTCGTTGGTATAACATCGATGGTTGGTCTGCTATTTTACCACAAGCAGTTGGTATGTTTGTTGGTGCGGTTGTACTGACATCTAAACATAAACCATTTAACAAATATGCAATCCGTAATGCTTTATCTGGTTTACTATGGGGAACTGGAAACTTATTCTTACTTCTTTCACTACCACGTGTCGGAGTAGCAACAAGCTTCCCATTATCTCAAACTGGAATCGTTATCTCAACATTCGGTGCAATTGTCTTCTTAGGTGAAAAGAAAACAAAACGTCAATTGATCTTTATTGCACTAGGTAGTGTTTTAATTATCGGTGGCGCTGTATTGTTAGGTATGACAAAAGCATAA
- a CDS encoding aldo/keto reductase, with protein sequence MNLTSLKDYTTLHNGVKMPWFGLGVFKVEDGSEVIESVKAAIKNGYRSIDTAAIYQNEDGVGQAIRESGVAREELFITSKVWNSDQGYETTLQAFETTLEKLGLEYLDLYLVHWPVKGKYTESWKALEKLYKDGRVRAIGVSNFHIHHLQDVFEIAEIKPMVNQVEYHPRLAQEELHAFCKEHNIQLEAWSPLMQGQLLDNPTLQEIATKYNKSTAQIILRWDLQNEVVTIPKSIKEHRIIENANIFDFELSADDMKAIQALNEDRRVGPDPDNFNF encoded by the coding sequence ATGAATTTAACAAGTTTAAAAGACTATACAACATTACATAACGGTGTAAAAATGCCTTGGTTCGGTTTAGGTGTTTTTAAAGTAGAAGATGGTTCAGAAGTAATTGAATCTGTAAAAGCAGCAATTAAAAATGGCTATCGCAGCATTGATACTGCAGCAATTTATCAAAACGAAGATGGTGTTGGACAAGCAATCCGTGAATCAGGTGTTGCACGTGAAGAATTATTTATCACATCAAAAGTATGGAATAGCGATCAAGGATATGAAACAACACTTCAAGCATTTGAAACTACATTAGAAAAATTAGGTCTAGAATATTTAGATTTATATTTAGTACATTGGCCTGTAAAAGGGAAATATACCGAATCATGGAAAGCATTAGAAAAGCTTTATAAAGATGGCCGTGTTCGCGCTATCGGTGTGAGTAATTTCCACATTCACCACTTACAAGACGTATTTGAAATTGCTGAAATTAAGCCAATGGTCAACCAAGTGGAATACCACCCACGTTTAGCACAAGAAGAGTTACATGCATTCTGTAAAGAACATAATATCCAGCTTGAAGCTTGGTCACCATTAATGCAAGGACAACTACTAGATAATCCAACGTTACAAGAAATTGCGACAAAATATAATAAATCAACTGCGCAAATTATTTTACGCTGGGATTTACAAAACGAAGTTGTAACAATTCCTAAATCAATTAAAGAACATCGCATTATTGAAAATGCAAACATCTTTGACTTTGAATTAAGTGCTGATGATATGAAAGCAATTCAAGCTTTAAATGAAGATCGTCGCGTTGGTCCAGATCCAGATAATTTTAACTTCTAG